Genomic DNA from Candidozyma auris chromosome 1, complete sequence:
TGAGAACGACCCTACGCAATTGAGAACCCCATCTCCGGGTAAACTTGTGAAGTACACTGTCGAGTCTGGCGAGCACGTTGTTGCTGGCCAGGCGTACGCCGAGGTGGAAGTCATGAAGATGTGTATGCCTTTGATTGCCCAGGAGAACGGTGTTGTGCAGACAATCAAGCAGCCTGGCTCTACGGTCAATGCAGGTGACATCTTGGCCATTTTAGCCTTGGACGATCCATCCAAGGTAAAGCACGCTTTGCCTTTCGAGGGCACTTTGCCTGAATTTGGTGAGCCAAGCATTCAAGGTACTCGTCCAGTCCACAAATTCAAAAAGTACTCTTCAATCTTGAGAAATATTCTTGCTGGTTACGATAACCAGGTCATCATGAACTCCAcgttgaagaacttgattGAAGTTTTGCGTGACAGGGAGTTGCCCTACTCTGAGTGGATCATGCACTGCTCAGCTTTGCACTCGAGATTGCCTATTAAATTAGACGAGGCCTTGACTGCTTCTATTGAAAGAAGTCACTCCAGAGGTGCCGAATTCCCTGCAAAGAAcctcctcaaactcatgAGCAAAGCcgagaaagaaagctccGATCCTCTTTTCGGCAGCATCGTTGCACCTTTGGTGGATGTCGCTAACAGATACGCTAATGGCTTGGTAGAGCACGAGTACCAATTCATCTCAAGTTTGATCAATGAGTACTATgaggtggagaagttgttttCCGGCGGTGTATCGCGTGAGGAAGACGTCATTTTGAAGCTTAGAGACGAAAACAAGTctgacttgaacaaagtGCTGATCATTGCTCTTTCTCACTCTCGTGTTTCTGCAAAAAACAATTTGATTTTGGCCATTCTTGACGCCTATCAGCCAATTTTGCAACAGTCTGCCACTATCGCTACTCCTATCCGGGAATCCTTGAGAAACATAGTGGAGTTAGAATCCCGTGGAACAGCCAAGGTCGCATTGAAAGCCAGAGAGATCTTGATTCAGTGTTCTTTGCCATCCATTAAGGAAAGGTCAGATCAGTTGGAGCACATCTTAAGATCTTCCGTTCTTCAAACGTCTTACGGTGAAGTATACGCCAAATACAGATCCCCAGCCTTCGATGTTATTCGTGAGGTCGTTGATTCAAAGCACACAGTCTTTGACGTTTTGTTGCAATTCTTGGTGAACCCGGATGAGTGGGTGGCCatggctgctgctgaagtCTACGTTCGCCGTTCATACAGAGCGTACTCCTTGGGACCAATTACCTACCACTTCCACGAGCAAGAAAAGTTGCCTATCATGGTGTGGGCGTTCCAATTGCcctctctttcttctcatgCTGCTCCCCATGCTACTTTCAAGAACGACGCCAGCTCCATGGGCAGAGCCGCCTCGGTTTCCGACTTGTCATTCGTTGTTgacaacaagaaggagCTGAATGTGAGAACAGGTGTTTTGGTTCCTGTAAAGCATATTGACGACATGGACGAGATGCTCATAGCTGGTCTCGACAAAATCGAGCCTTCCGATGCTATTACCTTCCAGGCCGGCTCTGAGCCTGAGTACATGAACGTTGTAAACGTTGCTGTAACTAACATTGACGGCTATGAAACCGAAGAGGAGGTTTTGGCTAAGGTTCACGAAACAATTGAGGACACCAAAGAGGAATTgaaggctgctgctgttcGTCGTATCACCTTCGTGTTTGGTAACAAGGTCGGTTCCTACCCTAAGTACTACACCTTTACTGCGCCAGACTATGTCGAGAATAAGGTTATCAGACACATCGAGCCTGCTTTGGCCTTCCAGTTGGAGCTCGGAAGAATGGAAAACTTTGACATCAAGCCCATCTTTACCGATAACAGAAACATCCATGTCTACGAAGCTGTGGGTAAAAACTCCCCATCTGACAAGAGATTCTTCACTCGTGGTATCATCAGAACCGGCGTTATTAGTGAGGATATTTCTATTGCCGAGTACTTGATTGCTGAGTCGAATAGGTTGATGTCTGACATTTTGGATGCCTTGGAGGTGATTGACACTTCCAACTCAGACTTGAAccatatcttcatcaacttctctgctGTATTCAACGTTACCCCTGAGGATGTTGAGGCTGCATTTGGCTCGTTTTTGGAGAGATTTGGCAGAAGATTGTGGAGATTGAGGGTCACCAGTGCCGAAATTAGAATCTCTTGTGTGGACCCCGCCTCTGGCCAGCCATTCCCATTGAGAGctatcatcaacaacgTTTCTGGTTATGTCGTCAAATCTGAATTGTACATGgagatcaagaacaatAAGGGCGAGTGGGTGTTCAAGTCAATTGGCAACCCTGGCTCTATGCACATGAGATCCATCAACACTCCTTACCCTGCTAAGGAATCCTTGCAGCCCAAGCGTTACAGAGCTCACAACATGGGAACCACATATGTATACGATTTCCCGGAGTTGTTCCGCCAGGCAACCCTTTCCCAGTGGAAGAAACACGCTAAGGACTCTAAGATTCCAAAAGACTTCTTCGTTTCTGAGGAATTGATCAACGACGACAATGGTGGATTGACCGCAGTGGAAAGAGAACCCGGCTCGTCCAAGATCGGTATGGTTGGCTTTAAGGTCTCTGTCAAGACCCCAGAATACCCGCACGGACGTCAATTTATCATCGTTGCTAACGACATCACTCACAAGATTGGTTCTTTCGGTCCGGAGGAAGACgagtttttcaacaagTGTACCGAATTAGCTCGTTCGTTAGGTATTCCAAGAATTTACCTTTCCGCCAACTCTGGTGCCAGAATCGGTGTTGCTGAGGAGTTGCTTCCATACTACAAGGTTGCTTGGAATGAGGAGGGCAAGCCTGAGAAGGGTTTCAAGTACTTGTACTTGACCTCGGCCGATAAGACGGCTCTTGATGAAAGCGACAAGGGCAACGCCGTTATAACAGAAAGAGTAGTTGAGCAAGGAGAAGAACGCCATGTCATCAAGACCATTGTTGGTTCTGAAAATGGTCTCGGTGTTGAGTGTCTTAAGGGCTCCGGTTTGATTGCTGGTGCTACTTCCAAGGCTTACAAAGAcatcttcaccatcacATTGGTGACGTGCAGATCTGTGGGTATTGGTGCCTACTTGGTGAGATTGGGTCAGCGTGCGATTCAGATCGAAGGCCAGCCAATCATCTTGACAGGTGCCCctgccatcaacaagttgttgggTAGAGAGGTTTACACTTCAAACTTGCAACTTGGTGGAACACAAATCATGTACAGAAATGGTGTTTCTCACTTGACTGCTACTGACGACTTGGCCGGtgtggagaaaatcatGGAGTGGATGTCGTACATTCCAGCTAAGCGAAACACTCCAGTGCCAATTTTGCACAGCAATGATCCTTGGGACAGAGACATCGAGTTTGCTCCAGCACAGAAGGAACCTTACGACGTCAGATATATGATTAATGGACGTGAGCTTGAAAATGGCGAGTTCGAGGCTGGCTTATTCGATAAGGGCTCCTTCCAGGAGACCTTGTCTGGTTGGGCCAgaggtgttgttgttggacgTGCCCGTCTTGGAGGAATTCCTATTGGTGTTATTGGTGTTGAGACCAGAACTGTGGACAACTTGGTTCCTGCTGACCCTGCCAACCCAGAGTCTACTGAAATcatgcttcaagaagctggtcAAGTGTGGTACCCCAACTCTGCTTTCAAGACCGCTCAGGCCATTAACGATTTCAACCACGGTGAACAGCTaccattgatgatcttAGCTAACTGGAGAGGTTTCTCCGGTGGTCAGCGTGACATGTTCAACGAGGTTCTCAAGTACGGTTCCTACATTGTGGATGCCTTGGTTGATTTCAAGCAGCCTATCTTTACCTACATTCCACCTCACGGTGAATTAAGAGGAGGTTCATGGGTCGTTGTGGACCCTACCATCAACGCTGACATGATGGAGATGTATGCTGACGTTGAGTCTAGAGCCGGTGTGTTGGAACCAGAAGGGATGGTTGGCATCAAGTACAGGAGAGACAAATTATTGGCTACCATGGAGCGCTTAGACCCAGAGTATAATGCattgaagcagaagctTAACAGTAAGCTCGAGCCTGAGGAGCACGCGAAGGTGGCTGCTCAGCTTGTTGCTCgtgagaagttgttgatgccTATCTATGCTCAGATTTCAGTCCAGTTTGCTGACTTGCACGACAGATCGGGAAGAATGTTGGCGAAGGGTGTTATCCGCAAAGAGATCGAGTGGGTCCACGCGagaagattcttcttctggcgtTTGCGCAGACGTTTGAACGAGGAGTACTTGTTGCACAAGATTGGCGACATCGTAAAGAACGCCTCTCGCTTGGAGAAGGTTGCTCGTTTGAGAAGTTGGATGCCTACAGTTGACTACGAGGACGACGAGGCTGTAAGCAACTTCATTGAGACAAATCACGCTAAATTGGGCAAGCGTATCGAGGAATTGAAGAGCGAACAGAACCGCCACGACTTAtacaagcttctcaagaaggaCGGTCCAGCTGCTAGTGCTGCCATCAAggacttcttgagcacCTTGCCTGCGGCCGAAAGACAGCAGTTGCTTGGCAATCACTGAAATTTATTGAGAAAGAGACGCAATTGAATTGTATACTAGAGTCATAATCAATATTTATTGAAAGAGATTTGTGTAGTTTATCAATTGTACGAAcattcgcagccatttttcgcagtctgcagccattttgcagccattttgcagccattattCCAACAGACCCAATCGGAAGCCTCCATGAAACTAAATCACATTCTTTCTATTTTTATCATAGTATGTGGTCTTTCTGCCTCCCTGCCCCATTTGGTGGTGCTAAGAGCGTCAGAGACGATTGACCTGTTCATGTCTCATGATCACTCGTTTCCTAAAGCTCAAAGACTCAAAGAGTTCGTAGGGAAGCAGTTCAAGATCGGCCGCCTTCACGGCTTCGCAGGAAACTTCACCGCTTCTGCTTTGGAGAGGCTTCGACAGTCGCCTATGGTTGCTGACATCACTCCTGACGTGGAGATCCAGGCATTTTCCGTGGTTGAACAGGCCAATCCTCCTTCGCACTTGGCCCACATATCCAGTAAAGACAAGACGGTGAGAAGCTTTCCTTACCAGCCATATTACTACGACGAAGACGCCGCGGGGCAAAGAGTGAACGTGTATGTTGTGGACCTGGGCATTGCTCTAGATCATGCTGAGTTCGAGAACAGAGCGTTTCCTGGGAAAGACTTCACCAACGAAGGTAGTGGTGACACAAACGGACACGGAACCCACGTCGCCGGAGTGATAGGATCACAAACGTACGGAGTGGCCAAGAAGGTTCGAATATACGAGTTGAAAGCACTCAATGGTAAAGGTCATGGCTCTCTTAGTGGTATCCTCAGTGCGCTAGACTTCGCCGTAGAGCACAGAAAACGCAAGGGAGTCCGTGGGGTCATCAACCTTTCACTTGGAGCATTCAAGAGCACGTTGCTCAACAGAGCCATCGATGCAGCGGCAAAAACAGGATTGGTCGTGGTGGTGGCTGCTGGAAACACCAACGAGGACGCTTGTAGGTACTCCCCAGCAAGTGCCAGCGGCGCTATCACCGTGGGAGCAGTGGACGAGAAGCAGATGGCCAGAGCCTTCTTCCTGAACTATGGCAGCTGTGTTGACTTGTACGCTCCAGGGGTTAGCGTGTCGAGTGTACACCCGACAAGCGACAGTCCACAAGTGTTGTCAGGAACCTCAATGGCTGCACCAGCAGTGGCTGGAATGGCAGCATCGCTTCTTTCTGGAGGAATTTCACCTGGTGAGATCAGAACAGAGCTAGCCCTGTTGTCAGTGGCGGCAATGGCTCCTCTGCTGGTAAAAGGCTACAATAGGGTGTTGTACAATGGGCTTGATCCGAGTGAGGGTAATAGTGACGAAAGCAGCGACGATGAAACAGAAGAAGGTGGTTTTCTCAGTGGAAGAAAGTGGTGGTGGAGACGACCAGGAGCGATAGTATAGGTCGAGGTGACTCAACGTGAATCGTACTGACAGCAGACGCGTGGAGCTTCCACTATTGATGAAGGTTTCTCGGGACTAAATCACTTATTCATTTTGTAGCCATCAGTTTGCCAACCGACGGGGTTCCGAAGAATTCAAGTGCTTTGTTATCGAAAAGCTTCGTGCTGTTTCTCCTGTTTTCGAGGCTAAACAAAGGACTACACTTTTCACTATGCAACCTATCTGGGTGTGCGGCGCAGGGGTATATAAAGCCCACGAAATCCGCTACTCCTGAATTCAATTTTCTTccagtttcttttcttcaaatctttgtGATCATGGGCGTAAAGAAGTTATCACCCCCCAAGAGGAAGCAACCACTATCTTCCAGTATGAACATGACCCCAAACCCAAACGCGTAGTTTCTCAGCCTCTCTCTGTTCTAACATTTCAGATCCACCTATTGACGGTGACGCGTTGACAGACCAGTTTGATTTGGGCGATACCAACAGTGACCTGAGAGGTGTTGCACGGACTGGACTCCAGACGGCCGTGGCGCCATTGTCGGCGTTTCGAACCCCGTACCTCGACTCGTCCCATTGGGCTGGCGTCGAGGGAATGGGCCACGGGCCTGATCGCTTCTTTCGGTGCTACgctgaagagaagctgTCTGTCAAAACCGACATCACGAAAGATGCTGATACATATCCCACTACTGATCCGTACCCTGCGTGGAATCCTTCTGACCAGATGCCTGTTTCTCGTAACAGAATTGGTGCCATCATGGCTCACTTAACTAAGGTGTTTGGCTTCCAGGAAGATAACATGAAAAATATGTATCActacttgatgaagatgttaGACTCCAGAGCTTCCCGTATGGGGCCTTACAACGCATTGCGGACCCTCCATGGTGATTACATTGGCGGGCCGAACTCCAACTTTCGTAAATGGTACTTCGCCTCCGAAATGGATATCGATGATGCTCATGGTTGGAAACACGTCAAATTAGACGGCACTATAATGAAGTCCAGAGAAAAGGTTGCCTCGTACGATAGAGCCGTCGACCAATGGTACAAAAATATGCTGAGATTCTCACCAACGGATTACGTTACCCAAATCTCGCTTTACTTGTTATGCTGGGGCGAAGCAAACAACTTGCGATTTATGCCAGAGTGtctttgcttcttgttTAAGTGCTGCAATGACTATTACTATTCTCTCGAGGAGCAAGAAGAGCCCGAAAGCGAGATTCCGTTTTTAGATCGCATCATAACACCCATTTACAACACTTATAGAGATCAATGCTTCAGTGTGGATGGAAATCTTGTGGTAAGAACTGATAAAGATCACTCCTCCATAATTGGATACGATGACATGAATCAACTCTTTTGGCATAGAAAAGGTATTGAGAAGATTCGCTTGAAGGATCAAACTGTTCTCATGTATAAAAGTCGTGAAGCCCGTTACCATGTGCTTTCCGAGGTCGACTGGAGTAACGCCTTTTACAAGACCTACTATGAAAGTCGGACTTGGCTTCATATTATAACAGCATTTGACAGAGTGCTTTTGATTCACTTCTGTATGTTTTGGTACTATACATCGTTCAATTCGAAACCACTTTACACTTACGACTACTCCATTGCTCGTGGAAACGAACCTCCTCCTCAAGCAACACTCACCGTCATGTCTCTTGCTGGTTCCTGGGCATGTCTCATCTCGATGGTTAGCGTTCTGCTTGAGTTATTTTTCGTCCCCAGAAAGTGGCCTGGTGCTCGTCGTGTTGATCGTCGCATATTTTGGTTGTTCCTTTTGCTCATTGTCAACACTACTCCAATGGCTGCATTATTTTTTACTTCAATGCTCAGAGTGAAGGACACGTTGGCGATTGTTATAACCTCcattcaatttttgttttctattGGTGTCGTGCTATACTTAGTCTTCAAAACCCATGCAGATCAATTCGGCGCCAAACCAAATGGAAGGGTTGCACTTGCTTGTGAAGTATTTACCTCTGACTTTTGCAAGCTCGTGTACCCAGATAAGCTAGCCTCATATGCGCTTTGGGTATGTGTCTTTACATCGAAGTTTGTGGAGTCTTACTTCTATCTTACTCTCTCTTTGAAAGATCCTTTGCGAGAACTATTCATCATGCGGGTTAACAGATGTGTTGGAGATCAATGGATAGGCTCATGGCTATGCAATGCCCAGCCAAAAGTCATACTTTTGTTGATCCTTATTTTGGACTTCAATTTATTTGTGTTGGATACCTATCTATGGTATGTCATCTGGAACACAACGATATCCGTTCTTAGATCATTCTACCTTGGAGCATCTATCTGGACGCCTTGGAGAAACGTCTTTTCACgtcttccaaaaagaatAGGGTCAAAGATTCTTGCAACAACCAATAACAATaagcaaaacaaaaaaatactGGTATCAAAGGTATGGAATTCAATCATAATTGCCATGTATCGAGAGCATTTTTtgtcaattgagcaagTGCATCGTTTGATTTACGAGATTTCAAACTCCGATGACGTTGAACCTGATATGGTATTATGGGAGCCAACATTCTTTGTATCACAAGAGGATGACTCCCTTAGAAATACCCTTTTGCAAGACAACTCCGAGGCTCAACGAAGGatcaccttctttgctCAATCACTCTCGACTCCCATGCCCGACATACGAGAAGTGAAGGCCATGCCTTCATTTACAGTTCTTATTCCACATTACACCGAAAAGATTATATTGCTGTTGCAGGAAATTATTAAGGAGGAAGATAGGTTTTCCCATGTTACAATGTTGGAGTATCTCAAGCAGCTTCACCCTTCCGAGTGGGCTAATTTTGTGTGGGATACTAAGCAGatggcagaagaaaatgacTCACTTGACTCTCAACCGAACTTGACTTCTCCtgaaaagcttgatgagTCTCCATACTACTCTGTTGGGTTCAAGACAGCTACGCCTGAGTATGTTACACGTACAAGAATATGGGCTTCTCTCAGATCCCAGACACTTTACCGAACTGTTTCAGGCTTCATGAACTACACGAGATCATTGAAGCTTTTGTCAGACATAGAAATCAGCAAAGACCACACGTCTGATCTGAATGACGAGTCGAAATTGCGACTTATCAACGAGATGGCTGCCCGCAAATTTCGAATAATAGTATCGATGCAGAGATACAAAAAGTTCACAGACGAAGAAAGGGAGAGCACTGAGTACTTGATGAGGGCGTACCCAGAACTTGAGATTGCTTATATCGACgaagaaagagatgatgatggaaaaACCTTATTCTTCTCATGTTTAGTGAACGGTACTTGTCCAGTTCTGGAAAAGGGTGAGAGATCGCCCATCTATCGTATAAAGTTGTCTGGTAATCCCATCTTGGGCGACGGCAAATCTGATAACCAAAACCATGCCCTTATATTTGTTCGAGGAGAATACCTTCAGCTCATTGATGCAAATCAAGACAGCTACATCGAAGAATGTCTTAAAATCAGAAACACATTGGCTGAATTCGAAGAGCTAAGGATTCCTGATCCATACAACCTGCAAGCGAGAAGGGCTATTAGTACGAATCCCGTTGCGATTGTTGGCCTGAGAGAATATGTTTTCTCGGAAAATATTGGAGTTCTAGGCGATGTTGCTGCCGGAAAGGAGCAAACTTTCGGGACTCTTTTCGCCAGAACTCTTTCTCAGAATGGGGGTAAATTACATTACGGACATCCAGATTTCCTCAATACCATATTCATGTGTACTAGAGGTGGTGTTTCCAAGTCTCAAAAGGGTTTACATTTGAATGAAGACATCTACGCCGGAATGACTGCCATTATAAGGGGAGGTCGGATCAAACATTGCGAGTATATTCAGTGTGGAAAAGGTAGAGATCTTGGCTTCAGCTCAATTCTGAACTTCATCACTAAGATTGGAGCAGGTATGGGTGAGcagcttctttcaagagAGTACTTTTATCTTGGAACACAACTTCCCCTTGATAGGTTTCTCTCGTTTTATTATGCTCATGCTGGATTTCATTTAAACAATGTCTGCATTGCGTTATCCATTCAAATGTTCCTCCTAGTTGGTATCAATATCGCTGCGTTGGCCAATGATTCTTCAATATGTGAGTACAACAAGCACAAGCCTCTTACGGATCCCCGTCGTCCTCACAATTGCTTGAACCTCGTGCCGGTGATCCGTTGGTTAGAAAGATGCATTTACTCTATATTtgtcgtcttcatcatctcaTTCATTCCTCTAGGTGTTCAGGAGATTACTGAACGAGGATTCTACAAGTGCTTTACCAGACTAGGGAAGCACATCATTTCCCTTTCACCATTGTTCGAAGTCTTTGTCTGCAAGATATATGCTAAGTCAATCATGAGAGACATTGCTGTTGGTGGTGCTCAATATATTGCGACAGGAAGAGGATTTGCAACGAAAAGAGAGTCATTTTCGAGCCTATTCACAAGATTTGCAAACGAGTCGTTAGGCTCTGGGGCCTTTTCCCTACTTCTTGTGGTTTACATCTCAATATCATGGTGGAAATTCCCATTCATTTATTTCTGGATGACGGTCCTTGCAATGCTTATCAGTccctttctcttcaatccTAATCAATACTCCAAAACAGAGTTTTTTCTAGATTATCTAGAATACTTGAGGTGGTTATTTAGAGGGAACACTCAGGCAACGAGTGAGTCATGGATTATTCATACAAAAATAGCTAGGAGCAGATTCACGGGCTTGAAGCTGAAGTTAAAGTATGGTGAGGATGATGTGAGATTTACTAGTGAGGTGAAGCCCACTCGaatcaacatcatcatgtTAAACATCGTTCCTGAGGTAGTCAGCCTTGGATTTGTCGGATGTGCTTACCTATTTGCGAATGCACAAGCTGAGGCGAGGAACGCTACACCCAGCAACGCAATTTTGAGAATACTCTTTGTTTCTGTGGCTCCCATCTGCGTGAACATTggcttgttgttgacgtTCTTTGTGATCTCAGTGCTCCTTGGCCCAATAATTACCTTGTCCTTTAAAGGATTTCCCAGCTTAATCGCAGCCACAACACATATTCTAGCCTTGCTtaatcaaattttttttgttgaactaCTTTGGGTAttgcaaaatcttgatATTTCCCGCACTTTGCTTGGAATTGCTTGTATGGTACTCATTCAGCGGATCCTTCTTAGGTTCATGAATGCGATGATGCTTACTAGAGAGTTCCGCCACAACAAGTCTAATCAGGCGTGGTGGTCAGGAAAATGGGTGAATGCTGAATTGGGATGGTTAACGCTCACTCAGCCGATCCGTGAGTTCGTTTGCAAAATAAGCGAGCCCACTTACTTTAGCGTTGATTTAGCTGTTGGGCATATCGTATTCTACCTTCAGCTCCCAATTATCTTTTGTCCTTTTGCAAATACTTGGCATTCATTGATGCTTTTGTGGGTGAAACCAGGCTCACAAATTAGACGCCAGTTACTTTCAAAAAGGCAAAGAGCTAGGCAACGGGCGGCAGTGACATGGTCAGCCTTTGTCTTTGTCGTGAATTTCCTCATTTTCGCTGGTTTAATTATAACACCGCTCGTGGCTAACAAGGCGTACAACGTCGACCTTGGAGGATTGCTTCCAGATGTGTTGCAAGATATCAGACAGCCCGAGTATTTCCgtctcaaaagaaaagcatgGTGAGATCTCACCGAGCGAGCAACTGCTTCCCTCTAGCGTGTGCAGAAACCCCATACCTATCCAATGCGTCTATAAAGTTTTGTATGAGATCATCTGGTGTTAGTTGCGCGGTGAGGTTATACCTCTTGAATCTAGTGATATACTCAAGCTTATCAAGGATCTGCTCGCTAGTGTATTCTGTGTGGTTCTTAAGGAAGTGAACAGATGCCTCGAGAAAGAACTCGAAGAAGTCTGATTCAATACCGGAAAATGCAAACATCTCGTCTAATTGCGAGCTACTCAAATCAAGTACCACTTTGTATCCGttgtgctttctttctggtGGAAGTGACTTGAGTGTTTTGAGGTAATGCATGGTAGGTCGTTCAACAAAAGGTGTCTCTTGTTTCGAATTGTGTACTTCATCCTTTGATTTATTCTTCCTTCCACGAAAAAGCTCGTCAGCAACGGCATTTACGTCGGCAGAGGTTGCTTCGAGGGTCTTTGTCGAAGAGGGAGGAGCAGGCTCTCCCCTAATCTGCTCAAGAATTTCAGAAGgcacttcatcaacaacttcaataGAAATCTTTCTAGGCTCTCGATGTACAAAACCTTCTCTCTTAAgtttctttggctgcacCTGCTCGAGCTCATTTGCTGCCGCCAAGTTCTCTGGATCAAGTTGCAATGCATCCTTAAACGCCCGCTTGGCCATTTCGATATTTCCCAATCCCTTCGCCGTCAAGCCTTTTCTGAACAATAGCTTCACCTTAATCTTATCAGCAGGTTGTAGCCTCAACCCAACTTCTACGTCATTCGACGCTCTGATCCAGTCTCTCAAATGAATATGGCACTGAGCTCTATTGGAGTAGAGAACTGGGTTTGATCTGTCCAAAGCAATTGCACTGGAATAGAGATCAGCTGCCTCCTGATACTTCTTAATTGCAAATGCTTTATTGCCCTGAGCCTTGAACTCTTCCAGTGATGGCATTGATTGAAGAGTGCGAATACTCACTGCTTCTTGGATAGTTTGAGTTGGATGCGAATTGGAATCAAAATGCCCTCACAAGAACAGGTGGAGGAGATCGATGCGATAAAGGCCATTTATCCAGAAAGCCTAAAAGAGCTTGGGCCCTCTATCTTCAATATCACAATTCCAGAGCACCAAGATGTGGTGGTGCAAATGTCGTTTCCCGAGAAGTACCCAGAGGAGAGTCCGAACATTCTCCAAGTCAACACACTAAACACAAGAAAGTACTTTGATAACGACTACattgaaaaaaatatcGTGGAGTTGTTACAGCAGACGTTTCGGCCAGGCGAAGTTGTGGTATTCGAGCTCATCGGCGAGATCAATGCTTTTCTAGAGAAATATCTCGAGGAGCACAAGAGTCAGATCGAGGagttgacgaagaaggccgagcagcaacaacaagaaaaaaacgCTCCAAAGCAGAAAAGTGTTCAGTCACCACCAGCCGCAATTCCGAACTCCAACCAGCCGACAATTGACGTCTTTGAGGGCTGGACAATCTCTGACCCTAT
This window encodes:
- the ACC1 gene encoding acetyl-CoA carboxylase ACC1, whose protein sequence is MPDKLPLSKVPPNFLGLNSVERAEPGPVTEFVKQHQGHTVISKVLIANNGIAAVKEIRSVRKWAYETFGDERAIQFVAMATPEDLEANAEYIRMADQCVEVPGGTNNNNYANVELIVEIAERTNVHAVWAGWGHASENPMLPEMLAASPKKIVFIGPPGSAMRSLGDKISSTIVAQHAEVPCIPWSGTGVADVEIDKETNLVSVSDETYAKGCCSSPEDGLEKAKQIGFPVMIKASEGGGGKGIRKVDNEDDFIALYNQAANEIPGSPIFIMKLAGSARHLEVQLLADQYGTNISLFGRDCSVQRRHQKIIEEAPVTIANQETFREMENAAVRLGKLVGYVSAGTVEYLYSHAEDKFYFLELNPRLQVEHPTTEMVTGVNLPAAQLQIAMGIPMHRIRDIRTLYGVDPHTTTEIDFEFKSETSLTTQRRPKPKGHCTACRITSEDPGEGFKPSGGSLHELNFRSSSNVWGYFSVSNQSSIHSFSDSQFGHIFAFGENRQASRKHMVVALKELSIRGDFRTTVEYLIKLLETPDFEDNTITTGWLDELISKKLTAERPDPILAVLCGAATKAFIASRDDRKEYAMSLEKGQVPNKSLLRTIFPIEFIYEGHKYKFTATMSSEDAFTLFLNGTRAVVGIRSLSDGGLLCSIDGQSHSIYWKDEPSATRLSVDGKTCLLEAENDPTQLRTPSPGKLVKYTVESGEHVVAGQAYAEVEVMKMCMPLIAQENGVVQTIKQPGSTVNAGDILAILALDDPSKVKHALPFEGTLPEFGEPSIQGTRPVHKFKKYSSILRNILAGYDNQVIMNSTLKNLIEVLRDRELPYSEWIMHCSALHSRLPIKLDEALTASIERSHSRGAEFPAKNLLKLMSKAEKESSDPLFGSIVAPLVDVANRYANGLVEHEYQFISSLINEYYEVEKLFSGGVSREEDVILKLRDENKSDLNKVSIIALSHSRVSAKNNLILAILDAYQPILQQSATIATPIRESLRNIVELESRGTAKVALKAREILIQCSLPSIKERSDQLEHILRSSVLQTSYGEVYAKYRSPAFDVIREVVDSKHTVFDVLLQFLVNPDEWVAMAAAEVYVRRSYRAYSLGPITYHFHEQEKLPIMVWAFQLPSLSSHAAPHATFKNDASSMGRAASVSDLSFVVDNKKESNVRTGVLVPVKHIDDMDEMLIAGLDKIEPSDAITFQAGSEPEYMNVVNVAVTNIDGYETEEEVLAKVHETIEDTKEELKAAAVRRITFVFGNKVGSYPKYYTFTAPDYVENKVIRHIEPALAFQLELGRMENFDIKPIFTDNRNIHVYEAVGKNSPSDKRFFTRGIIRTGVISEDISIAEYLIAESNRLMSDILDALEVIDTSNSDLNHIFINFSAVFNVTPEDVEAAFGSFLERFGRRLWRLRVTSAEIRISCVDPASGQPFPLRAIINNVSGYVVKSELYMEIKNNKGEWVFKSIGNPGSMHMRSINTPYPAKESLQPKRYRAHNMGTTYVYDFPELFRQATLSQWKKHAKDSKIPKDFFVSEELINDDNGGLTAVEREPGSSKIGMVGFKVSVKTPEYPHGRQFIIVANDITHKIGSFGPEEDEFFNKCTELARSLGIPRIYLSANSGARIGVAEELLPYYKVAWNEEGKPEKGFKYLYLTSADKTALDESDKGNAVITERVVEQGEERHVIKTIVGSENGLGVECLKGSGLIAGATSKAYKDIFTITLVTCRSVGIGAYLVRLGQRAIQIEGQPIILTGAPAINKLLGREVYTSNLQLGGTQIMYRNGVSHLTATDDLAGVEKIMEWMSYIPAKRNTPVPILHSNDPWDRDIEFAPAQKEPYDVRYMINGRELENGEFEAGLFDKGSFQETLSGWARGVVVGRARLGGIPIGVIGVETRTVDNLVPADPANPESTEIMLQEAGQVWYPNSAFKTAQAINDFNHGEQLPLMILANWRGFSGGQRDMFNEVLKYGSYIVDALVDFKQPIFTYIPPHGELRGGSWVVVDPTINADMMEMYADVESRAGVLEPEGMVGIKYRRDKLLATMERLDPEYNALKQKLNSKLEPEEHAKVAAQLVAREKLLMPIYAQISVQFADLHDRSGRMLAKGVIRKEIEWVHARRFFFWRLRRRLNEEYLLHKIGDIVKNASRLEKVARLRSWMPTVDYEDDEAVSNFIETNHAKLGKRIEELKSEQNRHDLYKLLKKDGPAASAAIKDFLSTLPAAERQQLLGNH